A single region of the Pyricularia oryzae 70-15 chromosome 4, whole genome shotgun sequence genome encodes:
- a CDS encoding ricin B lectin:Parallel beta-helix, whose translation MARFTSLIAAVLATIGAVKAQCGAGNPDARVTGSGNNFQAVRGSNTVYSGSDYRAAIQAALDSIGSGQRVAVIASGSIGANTISISSGKTFEGCGTINVGNRNGRGAIESLNTQGVKIPYLTMTGNPYFGLRFYGTRDLTLGQITMNLSGGLGIRFDRDNPDNFNVRMGTITVTGAGSHAVETWNIDGLVIDRVIARNVGESGLLVQKTRNAQIGIVDGNNVGTGTGYATLRFANNNGQNPNGNYNTNIWVDQVISRGGGRGVFCVSQSGAAVIRTVDLAKNGNNAILIENCYNLSIRGGTVNGGGEVRVAARSEFPNNRDLWITLRVDNTSVRESPCGTNVNWSLTGNGQRALC comes from the coding sequence ATGGCTCGCTTCACCTCGCTCATTGCCGCCGTTCTGGCCACCATTGGTGCCGTCAAGGCCCAGTGCGGAGCTGGCAACCCAGACGCCCGTGTGACGGGCTCGGGCAATAACTTCCAGGCTGTCCGGGGCTCCAACACGGTGTATTCGGGCTCCGACTACCGGGCGGCGATCCAGGCGGCGCTCGACTCGATCGGCAGTGGCCAGCGAGTTGCTGTCATCGCGTCGGGCTCCATCGGGGCCAACACCATCAGCATCAGCAGCGGCAAGACCTTTGAGGGCTGTGGTACCATCAACGTGGGTAACCGGAATGGTCGTGGTGCCATCGAGTCGCTCAACACCCAAGGTGTAAAGATTCCGTACCTGACCATGACGGGCAACCCTTACTTTGGGCTCCGGTTCTATGGCACCCGCGACTTGACGCTGGGCCAAATCACCATGAACCTCAGCGGCGGCCTGGGCATTCGCTTCGACCGCGACAACCCAGACAACTTCAACGTGCGCATGGGCACCATCACGGTGACGGGCGCGGGCAGCCACGCGGTGGAGACGTGGAACATTGACGGGCTCGTCATCGACCGTGTCATCGCGCGCAACGTCGGCGAGTCTGGCCTGCTGGTGCAAAAGACTCGCAACGCCCAGATCGGCATCGTCGACGGCAACAAcgtcggcaccggaaccGGGTACGCGACGCTGCGCTTCGCCAACAACAATGGCCAGAACCCCAACGGTAACTACAACACCAACATCTGGGTCGACCAGGTCATCTCTCGGGGCGGCGGTCGCGGCGTGTTTTGCGTGTCCCAGTCCGGTGCTGCCGTCATCCGGACGGTCGATCTGGCCAAAAATGGCAACAACGCCATCCTGATCGAGAACTGCTATAACCTGTCGATCCGCGGCGGCACCGTCAACGGAGGTGGCGAGGTGCGTGTTGCTGCGAGGTCCGAGTTCCCCAACAACCGCGACCTCTGGATCACGCTCAGGGTTGACAACACGTCGGTGAGGGAGTCGCCCTGCGGTACCAACGTGAACTGGAGCCTGACTGGCAATGGACAGCGAGCCCTTTGCTAG